The following coding sequences are from one Ruminococcus flavefaciens AE3010 window:
- a CDS encoding DUF1819 family protein, which yields MKKYTSAIKKTPFKYAVSRIIAKMMLEGKSWKEINLECFINNAVSIDSEQRRREVINVAYKRLCSLDNILLDYLCNGDITTSKFILVYAISKTDLLFFEFLFEKYRESLVSERNYLSPDDFDSFVQGKKESNCDVAKWGQHTIECLIKGYRNILVESGMGIREGRRIETKKMIIHPDIAEHICSIGDAAFLEATLGGSSL from the coding sequence ATGAAAAAATACACTTCTGCCATAAAGAAAACGCCTTTTAAATATGCTGTATCCAGGATAATAGCGAAAATGATGCTTGAAGGTAAATCCTGGAAGGAAATTAATTTAGAATGCTTTATAAACAATGCTGTTTCGATTGATTCAGAACAACGACGTAGAGAAGTTATAAATGTAGCATATAAAAGACTATGTTCTTTGGATAATATCCTTCTGGATTATCTCTGTAATGGAGATATTACCACTTCAAAATTTATACTTGTATATGCAATTTCTAAGACTGATTTACTATTTTTTGAATTCTTGTTTGAAAAGTACCGTGAATCATTAGTTTCTGAAAGGAACTATTTGTCCCCCGATGATTTTGATTCTTTTGTTCAAGGAAAAAAAGAAAGCAACTGTGATGTTGCAAAATGGGGACAACACACCATAGAATGCCTAATTAAAGGTTATAGAAATATCCTTGTAGAATCAGGAATGGGTATTCGTGAAGGTCGCAGAATAGAAACTAAGAAAATGATTATTCACCCAGACATTGCTGAACATATTTGTTCTATTGGTGACGCTGCATTTTTGGAAGCAACTCTCGGAGGTAGTTCATTATGA
- the pfkB gene encoding 1-phosphofructokinase: MIYTVTFNPAIDYVVQMQELALGSVNRSDSEKIFYGGKGINVSVVLAELGVRSKALGFTAGFTGEAIEQGVEAMGIDADFVRLKSGNSRINVKIRAAEETEINGQGPHIDDEALEELFKKLNKLRDGDTLILAGSIPNSLPSNVYERILEMLSDRDIRTVVDAAGELLLNVLKYKPFLIKPNDHELGEIFGVNISTYDGVVEYAVKLQAMGARNVLVSMAGSGAILLSENGRLIKCGACMGTVKNSVGAGDSMLAGFVAGSAENDLDYALKLGTACGGATAFSEGLAKKELIYELLKQLKTI, from the coding sequence ATGATATATACTGTAACATTCAATCCTGCAATAGACTATGTTGTGCAGATGCAGGAGCTTGCCCTCGGCAGCGTGAACCGCTCCGATTCGGAGAAGATATTCTACGGCGGCAAGGGCATAAACGTATCTGTTGTGCTTGCGGAGCTTGGAGTGCGCTCAAAGGCGCTGGGCTTTACGGCGGGCTTCACGGGAGAGGCTATCGAGCAGGGCGTTGAAGCAATGGGAATAGATGCGGACTTCGTAAGGCTCAAATCGGGCAACTCCCGTATAAATGTAAAGATAAGGGCTGCTGAGGAGACAGAGATCAACGGGCAGGGTCCTCACATAGATGACGAAGCTCTTGAGGAGCTCTTCAAAAAGCTGAATAAGCTCAGAGACGGCGATACCCTCATACTTGCAGGAAGTATCCCAAACAGTCTGCCGTCAAATGTGTATGAAAGGATACTTGAAATGCTGTCCGACCGCGATATACGCACGGTAGTCGATGCGGCAGGGGAGCTTCTGCTTAACGTGCTGAAGTACAAGCCTTTTCTCATAAAGCCCAACGACCACGAGCTGGGAGAGATATTCGGCGTCAACATCTCAACATATGACGGAGTTGTGGAATATGCCGTGAAATTACAGGCTATGGGAGCTCGTAATGTTCTGGTGTCCATGGCGGGCAGCGGAGCTATACTCCTTTCGGAAAACGGGAGGCTCATAAAGTGCGGAGCCTGTATGGGTACGGTAAAGAATTCCGTTGGAGCAGGTGATTCCATGCTGGCAGGCTTTGTGGCAGGCTCTGCCGAGAATGACCTTGACTACGCATTGAAGCTGGGAACAGCCTGCGGCGGTGCCACGGCTTTTTCAGAGGGACTTGCCAAAAAGGAACTTATATACGAGCTGTTGAAGCAGCTGAAGACTATATAA
- a CDS encoding Cna B-type domain-containing protein, which translates to MEWNLYRIGERHIDKIVLSGAFSDYPVDMSDLSEENVEQIAKTLESYAVADDISPVMSGVTDGAGELSFDSLSRGVYLAVGKNLKIDYTCYVASSLILEVRDSDVSFSYDAFPKFKYAALSSEQMSYTVRKVWINDTSESVAYPPNVTVDLFKNGELYDTVILNTDNEWEHHWTDLDNSNKWYVVERNIPVNYTVLIDFNSTQYIIKNCYTSIETSSIVTDITTATSIDFSTTYLINTSAKTTMTVPQTSVTSLPPLAQTGQPWMAVIILSASGILLLIIGLMIKKRNNDE; encoded by the coding sequence ATGGAATGGAATCTTTACAGAATCGGTGAACGTCATATTGATAAAATCGTTCTTAGTGGAGCCTTTTCAGATTATCCAGTCGATATGTCAGATCTGTCTGAAGAAAATGTTGAACAGATAGCAAAAACTCTTGAAAGCTACGCAGTTGCCGATGATATATCACCCGTAATGAGCGGTGTGACCGACGGAGCAGGTGAGCTGTCTTTCGACAGTTTAAGCAGAGGCGTATACCTTGCTGTCGGTAAAAACCTGAAAATAGATTACACCTGCTATGTTGCTTCTTCTCTTATTCTTGAAGTAAGAGACAGCGATGTATCATTTAGCTACGACGCTTTTCCAAAATTCAAGTACGCCGCTCTCAGCAGTGAACAAATGTCATATACAGTCAGAAAGGTATGGATAAATGATACTTCCGAAAGTGTTGCATATCCACCCAATGTAACCGTTGATCTTTTCAAAAACGGTGAGCTTTATGATACTGTAATACTGAATACAGATAATGAATGGGAGCATCACTGGACAGACCTTGATAATTCAAACAAATGGTATGTTGTTGAACGTAATATCCCTGTAAACTATACTGTCCTGATCGATTTCAATAGCACACAGTATATTATAAAAAACTGCTATACTTCCATAGAAACTTCGTCAATCGTAACAGATATAACAACTGCTACTTCTATCGACTTTTCGACAACGTATCTGATTAATACTTCAGCAAAAACAACTATGACTGTTCCGCAGACATCCGTTACTTCTCTTCCACCTCTTGCACAGACAGGTCAGCCTTGGATGGCTGTTATAATACTATCTGCAAGTGGTATCTTGCTCCTAATTATAGGATTAATGATAAAGAAGAGAAATAATGATGAGTAA
- a CDS encoding GmrSD restriction endonuclease domain-containing protein: MLKKATWALYTLSKKRNKIDTNPDYQRPAVWTKAQKQLLIDSILRDYDIPKIYLHAKGEDKYDVIDGQQRIRAIWSFYDNEFSLPKDAEPIKGIDIANKKYSELDIEISDIIDGYSLDFVILDNKDEDEIREMFLRLQNGTTLKAQEKRNAMPGRMRDFIRELTKHEFFTKVQFKNTRFTYDLIAAQMTHLALSKRICNIKDKDLNGMYEKYKNFDSQSADAKKIIRILDYLNKMFPAESPELKRYSVISLFLLIMDLMPNYNIAGREADIAKWFIDFEATRNEDEQKAPEDQDTRLVLYHERVSHSSDAEDSLVYRHNFLKENLLATVPNLPQKDPKRNFDEAQRQVIYRRGNGICKICGTHCEWNNWEADHIIPWSKGGETKIENGQVLCPSCNSKKSDQL; encoded by the coding sequence ATGTTAAAAAAAGCAACATGGGCATTATATACTCTTTCAAAAAAGAGAAATAAAATAGATACTAATCCTGATTACCAGCGACCAGCTGTTTGGACAAAAGCACAGAAACAATTACTAATAGACTCAATTCTTAGGGATTATGATATTCCAAAAATATATTTGCATGCAAAAGGAGAGGATAAATATGATGTCATTGATGGTCAGCAGAGAATACGTGCAATTTGGTCGTTTTACGATAACGAGTTTTCTCTTCCAAAAGACGCTGAACCAATAAAAGGAATTGATATTGCAAACAAAAAATACTCTGAGCTTGATATAGAAATATCAGATATTATTGACGGATATAGTCTTGACTTTGTTATTTTAGATAATAAGGACGAGGATGAAATAAGAGAGATGTTCCTTAGATTACAAAATGGAACCACACTCAAAGCTCAAGAAAAAAGAAATGCTATGCCTGGTCGAATGAGAGATTTTATAAGAGAATTAACTAAGCATGAATTCTTTACTAAAGTTCAGTTCAAAAATACAAGATTTACATATGATTTAATTGCTGCACAAATGACTCATCTGGCTTTAAGTAAGCGAATTTGTAATATAAAAGACAAGGATCTCAATGGAATGTATGAAAAATACAAGAATTTTGATTCTCAATCTGCCGATGCAAAAAAAATAATTCGTATTTTAGATTATCTAAATAAAATGTTTCCTGCTGAATCGCCTGAACTGAAAAGATACAGTGTCATCTCACTGTTTCTACTAATTATGGATTTAATGCCTAATTATAATATAGCAGGACGAGAAGCAGATATAGCCAAATGGTTCATTGATTTTGAAGCTACAAGAAATGAAGATGAACAGAAAGCTCCAGAAGATCAGGATACACGCCTTGTGTTATATCATGAACGTGTATCGCATTCATCCGATGCAGAAGATTCATTAGTATATAGGCATAATTTCTTAAAGGAAAACTTATTAGCCACAGTTCCTAATCTTCCGCAAAAGGATCCTAAAAGAAACTTTGACGAAGCGCAACGTCAAGTAATCTATAGACGAGGAAACGGTATATGTAAAATATGTGGTACCCATTGTGAATGGAATAACTGGGAGGCAGATCATATAATACCATGGAGTAAGGGCGGAGAAACCAAAATTGAGAATGGACAAGTCTTGTGTCCATCATGCAATTCTAAAAAAAGTGATCAGCTTTGA
- the brxC gene encoding BREX system P-loop protein BrxC — translation MIIRDLFEKDIERSIEGVVTIGNETEEQKLQELEEYVCTDEITKCFRVFFRKYRESISTPTGKMGVWITGFFGSGKSHFLKILGYILENKEIANKLPYKYFEDKIDDKMILADIDKSSNIKNKVVIFTIPSKANSNAKNKNTAITDIMLRAFNGAIGYCGSNPWVADLERSLDSEGTLISFINKFEKLSSRDWKTTRGKALLHRDSIIKALVDVRNMTEESAKKYIDDQINNYTTSPEDFAEIVNNYCIKEKTRVIFLMDEVGQFIGDNTQLMLDLQTCVEDLGKYCHGKTWVVVTSQQELKAMLDSTKEKQHDFSKIQGRFDTRLLLSGANADEVIKRRILEKKKTAYTPLESLYETYQSKLGQLINFPTKPTWTGYSDAAQFRMVYPFVSYQFELLQKVFEAIRENGMSEGKHLSQNERSLLSAFQNSCKEYADKDTSVLIPFDSFYSTIEEFIDYDIKTVFANAERRAGLDSFSLRVLRLLFMIKHVKEMPKTVDRLASMMVENINDIKADLKTKIQEALIRLEEETLIQKNGDEYDFLTNAEQDVNKQIIKASYNEGEIQRTIHEIIFDRIFDNNKYRYDGKYDFSLNRYVDNELHGGSSKEGLTIKVFSFFSKPKSETDFCTDSINNTIVIDLTNGLFIEELIHANKIETFKRNNSSAMSVAMTEIMSKKTSEISERRKRAEDLIRESLRTAPIYLCGNVLDIKQKDGKERINDALKELIKQQYYKLPLVNYYFPDQKSIAIMLNEEKTDLIEVDITNDANYQAYLEIFELIKDDKRLIKTTTVKTIVDKFTKQPYGWRDTDIIGIIGYLWKYNLIQIYIHDNYVDDTDGKFKADLSHKVGLDTMVITQKEKIAEEVLYQVKRIMSDVYTENLPLDEDKLKNGVIGFFERKKAFIEDLKKKYGNSYAGSTISAEIYNEFSEILRNRDASAIFNTIIAKQDNLEKHASILEQLETFYKNGSSQQKNYRDAQAIVEWYSKNALLSDLTEFGDVVDKISNILAMDLPFSEMNQLSSYVFQANEIKQKIIKEKLNSVKERLENDQISVTNELNEVLEKDIPEGSKDKIKDKADAIFKQYNSWLDALNEDTTNMDAFITSSDNSLNSFRNFIAITINEDKPTVRSKRIRIINCIPVANKTITTSDDVEKVVAAIRNSLLDALKDNEELNLD, via the coding sequence ATGATAATTAGAGATCTATTTGAAAAAGATATTGAGCGTTCTATTGAAGGCGTAGTTACTATAGGAAACGAAACCGAGGAACAAAAGTTACAAGAACTTGAGGAATATGTATGTACCGATGAAATCACAAAGTGTTTTAGAGTCTTTTTTCGCAAATACCGTGAATCTATATCAACTCCTACAGGAAAAATGGGTGTATGGATTACTGGCTTCTTTGGCTCTGGTAAATCGCATTTCTTGAAAATATTAGGATATATACTTGAAAACAAAGAAATCGCTAATAAATTACCATATAAGTATTTTGAAGATAAGATAGACGATAAAATGATTCTTGCCGATATTGACAAAAGTTCAAATATTAAGAATAAAGTTGTAATATTTACTATTCCCAGCAAAGCTAATTCTAATGCTAAGAACAAAAATACGGCTATTACAGATATTATGTTACGCGCTTTTAATGGCGCAATTGGTTACTGTGGCTCTAACCCTTGGGTTGCTGATCTTGAAAGATCATTAGATTCTGAAGGAACACTTATTAGTTTTATTAATAAATTTGAGAAGCTTTCTTCTCGAGATTGGAAAACAACGCGTGGTAAAGCTCTTTTACATCGTGATAGCATTATAAAAGCACTTGTGGATGTAAGAAATATGACAGAAGAAAGTGCTAAGAAGTATATAGACGATCAAATTAATAATTACACAACCTCTCCTGAGGATTTTGCTGAAATAGTTAATAACTACTGTATTAAAGAGAAAACAAGAGTTATATTCTTGATGGACGAAGTTGGACAGTTTATTGGTGACAATACACAACTCATGTTAGATTTGCAAACATGTGTTGAAGATCTTGGAAAATATTGTCATGGTAAAACTTGGGTTGTTGTTACATCTCAACAAGAACTAAAAGCAATGCTTGATAGCACTAAAGAGAAGCAGCATGATTTTTCCAAAATTCAAGGCAGATTTGATACACGCCTTCTACTTAGCGGTGCAAATGCTGATGAGGTAATCAAAAGGCGTATTCTTGAAAAAAAGAAAACTGCATATACTCCTCTTGAATCGCTTTATGAGACATATCAAAGCAAATTAGGACAACTCATTAATTTTCCAACAAAACCTACTTGGACAGGTTATTCGGATGCAGCACAATTTCGTATGGTGTATCCTTTCGTTTCATATCAGTTTGAACTATTACAGAAAGTATTTGAAGCAATTAGAGAAAATGGAATGAGTGAGGGTAAGCATTTATCACAGAATGAAAGATCTTTACTCAGTGCCTTTCAGAATTCATGTAAAGAATATGCTGACAAAGATACAAGTGTTCTTATTCCTTTTGATAGCTTTTATTCGACAATAGAAGAATTTATTGACTATGACATAAAAACTGTGTTTGCAAATGCAGAACGCCGAGCTGGATTAGATTCTTTTTCATTGCGCGTGCTTAGACTGCTGTTTATGATTAAACACGTCAAGGAAATGCCTAAAACAGTAGATCGTCTTGCTTCTATGATGGTTGAAAACATTAATGATATTAAAGCTGATTTAAAAACTAAAATCCAGGAGGCTTTAATTAGATTAGAAGAAGAAACTCTTATCCAAAAAAATGGAGATGAATATGACTTCCTGACTAATGCGGAACAAGATGTGAATAAACAGATAATTAAAGCTTCATATAACGAAGGAGAAATACAGAGAACCATTCACGAAATAATATTTGACCGTATATTTGATAATAATAAATATAGATATGATGGGAAATATGATTTTTCATTAAATAGGTATGTAGACAATGAATTACATGGAGGTTCAAGTAAAGAAGGTCTTACCATTAAAGTATTTTCTTTTTTCTCCAAGCCTAAATCTGAAACTGATTTTTGTACAGATTCAATTAATAATACAATAGTTATTGATCTTACAAATGGTTTGTTTATTGAAGAATTAATTCACGCTAATAAAATCGAAACTTTTAAACGCAATAATAGTTCAGCAATGTCTGTAGCTATGACTGAAATAATGAGTAAGAAAACATCCGAAATATCCGAAAGAAGAAAACGTGCTGAAGATTTGATAAGAGAATCGTTAAGAACTGCTCCAATATATTTATGTGGCAATGTTCTTGATATTAAACAAAAAGATGGGAAAGAACGAATCAATGATGCATTGAAAGAACTAATTAAGCAACAGTATTATAAATTGCCTCTTGTAAATTATTATTTTCCAGATCAAAAATCAATTGCTATTATGTTAAATGAAGAAAAAACGGATTTAATAGAAGTTGATATAACTAATGATGCAAATTATCAAGCATATCTTGAAATATTCGAATTAATAAAAGATGATAAGAGGCTTATAAAAACTACAACCGTAAAAACTATTGTTGATAAGTTTACAAAACAGCCCTATGGATGGCGTGATACTGACATCATTGGTATTATCGGTTATTTGTGGAAATACAATTTAATCCAAATATATATACATGATAATTATGTCGATGATACCGATGGCAAATTCAAAGCTGATTTATCTCATAAAGTTGGCTTGGACACAATGGTTATTACGCAAAAAGAAAAAATTGCTGAGGAAGTACTATATCAAGTAAAAAGAATCATGAGCGATGTATATACAGAAAACCTTCCTTTAGATGAGGATAAGCTAAAAAATGGTGTCATTGGATTTTTTGAAAGGAAAAAAGCATTTATAGAAGATCTAAAGAAAAAATATGGCAATTCATATGCTGGCTCAACTATTAGTGCTGAAATATACAATGAATTTAGCGAAATACTTCGTAACCGTGATGCATCGGCTATTTTTAATACCATAATAGCCAAGCAAGATAACTTGGAGAAACATGCATCTATTTTAGAACAACTTGAAACATTCTATAAAAATGGAAGCAGTCAACAGAAAAATTATAGGGATGCTCAGGCAATAGTTGAGTGGTATAGCAAAAATGCTTTATTATCAGATTTAACTGAATTTGGTGATGTAGTTGATAAGATAAGCAATATTCTTGCTATGGATCTTCCTTTTTCAGAAATGAATCAACTTTCATCTTATGTTTTCCAAGCTAACGAGATTAAACAAAAAATAATTAAAGAGAAGCTGAACTCCGTAAAGGAACGACTTGAAAATGACCAAATTTCTGTAACAAATGAGCTTAATGAAGTATTAGAAAAAGACATACCTGAGGGCAGCAAAGACAAAATTAAAGATAAAGCTGATGCTATTTTTAAGCAGTATAATTCATGGTTAGATGCTCTTAATGAAGACACAACAAATATGGATGCTTTTATTACTTCAAGTGATAATTCACTTAATAGTTTCCGTAACTTCATAGCTATTACTATAAATGAAGATAAACCAACTGTACGCTCCAAGAGAATTCGCATTATTAACTGTATTCCTGTTGCAAACAAAACAATAACCACAAGTGATGATGTTGAGAAAGTAGTTGCAGCAATCCGAAATAGTCTGCTTGATGCCTTAAAGGATAACGAGGAGCTTAATCTTGATTAA
- a CDS encoding tyrosine-type recombinase/integrase — protein MKKKANKEQDVLEYMRSISNIPRYEPMKTTLIEWCEYWLSTRANNLKDSTRSSYEYVINNHFKRVFKDMRLEDLTADDVQLFINSLIIGYQIPEPLNAKTIKNIHGVLHKALSVAVTQGCVPFNAAQGTVLPNIERTPPTPLTDAQIIKFFERIKYHEKRDIFVFALLTGLRESEIIGLTVNCFDKEEHPNKYGLGGTAPNAITVQGQTNGDVDIASKGLTSNDALLIQEFLLHRVNTLEPSKS, from the coding sequence ATGAAAAAGAAGGCAAATAAAGAGCAAGATGTACTGGAGTATATGCGAAGCATCAGCAATATTCCCAGATATGAACCCATGAAGACGACATTAATTGAGTGGTGTGAATACTGGTTGTCAACGAGAGCCAACAATTTAAAGGACTCAACACGTAGTTCATATGAATACGTAATAAACAACCATTTTAAGCGAGTTTTTAAAGATATGAGGCTTGAAGATCTGACAGCCGATGATGTACAGTTATTTATCAATAGTTTAATTATAGGCTATCAGATACCAGAGCCGTTAAATGCCAAAACAATAAAAAACATTCATGGTGTTTTACATAAAGCGTTAAGTGTAGCAGTTACACAGGGATGCGTGCCATTTAATGCTGCTCAGGGAACTGTGTTACCTAATATCGAAAGGACACCACCTACTCCCTTAACGGATGCACAAATTATAAAATTCTTTGAAAGGATTAAATATCACGAAAAGAGGGATATATTTGTATTTGCGCTTTTAACAGGGTTAAGAGAGTCTGAAATAATTGGATTAACAGTCAATTGTTTCGATAAAGAAGAACATCCGAATAAGTACGGACTTGGCGGTACAGCTCCTAATGCTATAACAGTACAGGGGCAAACAAATGGTGATGTAGATATAGCAAGTAAAGGCCTAACATCAAACGATGCATTATTGATTCAGGAATTCCTGCTTCACAGAGTAAATACTCTTGAACCGTCAAAATCATAA
- a CDS encoding S-layer homology domain-containing protein, translating to MLYNYEMKFKKRPFNAPSNALDKFDDRKNVSSWALTPMIWAISQGILSGKGNNKLAPNDIATRAVCVQIIYKYSGDSSIYIIKSSNGAKVRNSASISGTQIGALAKSSVVTYDQSVTENGYIWYHIISVDAPNGSWDNYSGWVANV from the coding sequence ATGCTGTATAACTATGAGATGAAATTTAAGAAGCGTCCGTTCAATGCTCCAAGCAATGCTTTGGATAAATTCGATGACAGAAAAAATGTGAGCAGTTGGGCACTTACTCCAATGATATGGGCTATTTCACAGGGCATATTATCAGGTAAAGGCAATAATAAGCTTGCTCCAAATGATATAGCAACTCGTGCAGTATGTGTGCAGATCATATATAAATATTCAGGCGATTCCTCAATATATATAATTAAATCTTCAAATGGCGCAAAGGTTCGTAATAGTGCAAGTATTTCAGGAACTCAGATAGGTGCACTTGCTAAAAGCAGTGTTGTAACATATGATCAGTCTGTTACTGAAAATGGTTATATATGGTATCATATTATTTCAGTAGATGCCCCAAACGGAAGCTGGGATAATTATTCAGGTTGGGTAGCAAATGTTTGA
- a CDS encoding DUF1788 domain-containing protein yields MTERSLNERFVVLEDRMISVDALTQFGTANDFKFYIFDYDPKDELIVRQEIKKIKSRNSAIIEFDLFEMILNIINDNGYMDDILNMEKDYSKELLLKEIFQPLISVEEDDNDLLNYFKGTTVDDGKSIVLITGVGKAFPIIRSHILLNNLQSIFKNNPVVMMYPGRYEIKHQMTLSLFERLDDDNYYRAFPLVERRKDI; encoded by the coding sequence ATGACTGAAAGAAGTTTAAATGAAAGATTTGTAGTATTAGAAGATAGAATGATAAGTGTAGATGCATTGACTCAGTTTGGAACTGCAAACGACTTTAAATTCTATATATTCGATTACGATCCCAAAGACGAGTTGATTGTCAGACAAGAAATAAAAAAAATAAAATCAAGGAACTCTGCCATAATTGAATTTGACTTGTTTGAAATGATTTTGAATATTATTAACGATAACGGATATATGGATGATATTCTTAACATGGAGAAAGACTACTCAAAGGAGTTATTACTAAAAGAAATCTTTCAACCTCTCATTTCAGTTGAGGAAGACGATAATGATCTGTTAAATTATTTCAAAGGCACAACTGTGGATGACGGAAAATCAATAGTTCTTATAACTGGAGTTGGAAAAGCTTTTCCTATTATTAGAAGCCATATACTTCTTAATAATCTTCAAAGTATTTTTAAGAATAATCCTGTTGTAATGATGTATCCCGGAAGATATGAAATAAAACATCAAATGACACTAAGTCTTTTCGAAAGATTAGATGATGATAATTATTACAGAGCATTTCCGTTGGTTGAAAGGAGAAAAGACATATGA
- a CDS encoding recombinase family protein, with amino-acid sequence MDKTYIGYARVSTEEQNEARQLHSFEGYTDKIKKVFIDKMSGKDTNRPQLQAMLNYVREGDVVVVSDFSRLARSTRDMLQIVQELTDKGVGLISLKESVDTETPQGRFMLTIFAALAELERETILQRQREGIAIAKQQGKYKGRKPIPFNEDKFRAECKKWRNGEQTAVATMKKLDIKRNRFYQIVKKLGI; translated from the coding sequence ATGGATAAAACATATATTGGTTATGCCCGTGTTTCAACTGAAGAACAAAATGAAGCACGGCAGCTTCATTCCTTTGAAGGTTATACTGACAAAATAAAGAAAGTTTTCATTGATAAAATGAGCGGTAAAGACACAAATCGACCTCAACTGCAAGCTATGCTTAATTATGTTCGTGAGGGTGATGTGGTTGTTGTATCAGACTTCTCCCGACTTGCGAGAAGTACAAGAGATATGTTGCAGATCGTTCAGGAGCTGACCGATAAAGGTGTTGGTCTTATAAGCCTGAAGGAAAGCGTAGATACCGAAACTCCGCAAGGAAGATTTATGCTTACAATCTTTGCAGCTCTGGCAGAGCTTGAAAGAGAAACTATCTTGCAAAGGCAGCGTGAGGGAATCGCTATTGCGAAGCAGCAAGGAAAATACAAAGGACGTAAACCTATTCCTTTCAATGAAGATAAGTTCAGAGCTGAGTGTAAGAAGTGGCGCAACGGTGAACAGACCGCGGTTGCAACTATGAAAAAACTTGATATTAAACGTAATCGATTCTATCAAATAGTAAAGAAGTTAGGAATATAG